A genomic segment from Orrella daihaiensis encodes:
- a CDS encoding segregation and condensation protein A encodes MSDPGSNDQALEALVAPPVDSTPDVVDSVAIARLYGEPLFNLPQDLYIPPDALEVFLETFEGPLDLLLYLIRKQNFNVLDIPMAEVTGQYLSYVEQIRATNLELAAEYLLMAAMLIEIKARMLLPVAPREDGQEPEDPRAELVRRLLEYEQMKIASQKLDELPRIGRDFYNAQASADFEVEKILPMVQLADLQAAWADIIRRAKLNAHHHITREQLSVREHMTHILRHLSGVRFIEFSDLFMSRVNEGAPVAVVVVHFLAMLELARESLLEITQAEPYAPIYVRLSYSSMPA; translated from the coding sequence ATGTCCGATCCCGGCTCAAATGACCAGGCACTCGAGGCGCTAGTTGCGCCACCGGTGGACTCAACCCCTGATGTGGTTGACTCGGTGGCCATTGCTCGCCTGTATGGCGAGCCCCTTTTTAATCTTCCGCAAGATCTGTACATCCCTCCCGATGCGCTTGAGGTGTTTCTCGAGACATTTGAAGGGCCGCTCGACCTGTTGCTTTATCTAATTCGCAAACAGAATTTCAATGTGCTTGACATTCCGATGGCAGAAGTCACCGGTCAGTACCTCTCGTATGTCGAGCAAATCAGGGCGACTAATCTTGAGCTTGCCGCCGAGTATTTGCTCATGGCTGCGATGCTCATTGAAATTAAAGCCAGAATGCTTTTACCAGTAGCGCCACGTGAAGACGGTCAAGAGCCAGAAGACCCGCGTGCAGAGCTCGTTCGGCGGCTGCTGGAGTATGAGCAGATGAAGATCGCCTCACAAAAGCTGGATGAATTGCCTCGTATTGGTCGGGATTTTTACAATGCGCAAGCCAGTGCCGACTTTGAGGTCGAGAAAATCTTACCGATGGTGCAACTCGCCGACTTGCAAGCGGCCTGGGCTGACATCATTCGTCGAGCCAAACTCAATGCGCACCATCACATCACTCGTGAGCAGTTGTCTGTACGTGAGCACATGACCCATATCCTGAGGCATCTCTCGGGGGTGCGATTTATCGAATTCAGCGACCTATTTATGAGCCGCGTAAACGAAGGTGCACCCGTGGCAGTGGTCGTGGTGCATTTTCTGGCGATGCTTGAGCTCGCCCGGGAGTCGTTGCTGGAAATTACTCAGGCCGAACCCTACGCACCCATCTACGTACGCCTATCCTACTCAAGTATGCCGGCCTAA
- a CDS encoding amino acid ABC transporter ATP-binding protein, whose amino-acid sequence MDQDLIQMINVNKWYGKFHVLRDINLSVASGERIVICGPSGSGKSTLIRCLNRLEEHQQGQIIIDGTELTSDIKDVETIRREVGMVFQHFNLFPHLTVLENLTLGPIWVLKKPKAEAEAQAMKYLERVRIPEQANKYPGQLSGGQQQRVAIARSLCMNPKIMLFDEPTSALDPEMVKEVLDVMVELAEQSGMTMLCVTHEMGFARKVANRVIFMDQGEIIEQNNPEAFFDNPQSDRTKLFLSQILH is encoded by the coding sequence ATGGATCAAGATCTGATTCAAATGATCAATGTCAATAAGTGGTACGGCAAGTTTCACGTACTTCGAGACATTAATTTGTCGGTAGCCTCCGGGGAGCGTATCGTGATTTGCGGCCCATCCGGGTCGGGTAAGTCCACCCTGATACGGTGCTTGAATCGTCTCGAAGAGCACCAGCAAGGTCAGATCATCATTGACGGTACGGAATTAACGAGCGATATCAAAGATGTTGAAACGATCAGGCGTGAAGTCGGCATGGTGTTTCAGCACTTCAATCTGTTTCCCCATTTGACGGTGTTGGAGAACCTCACGCTTGGACCGATCTGGGTCTTGAAAAAGCCTAAGGCTGAGGCTGAGGCACAAGCCATGAAATACCTGGAGCGGGTCCGTATTCCTGAGCAGGCCAACAAGTATCCTGGTCAGCTCTCTGGTGGTCAGCAGCAGCGGGTGGCGATTGCCCGCTCGCTTTGCATGAACCCCAAGATCATGCTGTTTGATGAGCCAACTTCAGCACTTGACCCGGAGATGGTCAAGGAAGTGCTTGATGTCATGGTGGAGCTTGCCGAGCAAAGCGGTATGACCATGCTTTGCGTCACCCACGAGATGGGGTTCGCTCGCAAGGTCGCCAATCGAGTGATCTTCATGGATCAGGGTGAAATCATCGAACAAAACAATCCTGAAGCGTTCTTCGACAACCCGCAATCAGATCGAACCAAGTTGTTCTTAAGTCAGATTCTGCACTAG
- a CDS encoding response regulator transcription factor, giving the protein MRRKKERIIDGIGWDGLTARERQMLYPVTEGKANKVIAMELGISMRTVESHRARIFRKMNVDNAVQLARAIYGDPSLADQMRTGQALIVSDPKLNYMTGRRPRRVQKSDQDRVVGSACKSG; this is encoded by the coding sequence ATGCGAAGAAAAAAAGAACGGATTATTGATGGGATTGGTTGGGATGGCTTGACAGCTCGTGAGCGTCAAATGCTTTATCCCGTTACAGAAGGTAAAGCCAATAAGGTGATTGCCATGGAGCTCGGTATTTCAATGCGTACGGTGGAGTCACATCGCGCAAGGATTTTTCGCAAGATGAATGTAGATAACGCCGTCCAACTGGCTAGGGCAATTTATGGCGACCCGAGCCTTGCAGACCAAATGCGCACCGGCCAGGCGCTGATCGTCTCTGATCCCAAACTCAATTACATGACGGGGCGGCGACCCCGTCGAGTTCAGAAATCGGATCAAGATCGGGTTGTCGGCTCAGCGTGTAAGTCAGGTTAG
- a CDS encoding amino acid ABC transporter permease: protein MSNPTTGVSAKAASKPKRAWNDPKVRAIAYQVLVVGLVAIGVWYLVSNTLHNLSVRNIATGFGFLDREAGFAIGEAPIEYTPADTYSRALSVGLLNTLRAAAIGIVLATLLGTIIGIARLSSNWLVAKIASIYVEVMRNVPLLLQLFFWYAIIAENLPGPRQALNPMPGVFLSNRGLKLPALEGDGLTWLAGGFVLAVLATLVLANWSRRRQEQTGQLFPVWRVGIGLMVACPLLAWWISGSNLSLNVPVLQGFNFRGGLTLTPEFAALLLGLVIYTAAFIAEVVRSGIQAVSRGQWEAAESLGLRRNLALRLVVLPQALRVIIPPMTSQYLNLTKNSSLAVAIGYPDIVSVVNTTMNQTGQAIEGIMIIMAAYLTVSLSISFFMNWYNARIALVER, encoded by the coding sequence ATGAGTAATCCAACCACTGGCGTGTCTGCCAAAGCAGCCAGTAAACCAAAGCGTGCCTGGAACGACCCTAAAGTACGAGCCATTGCCTACCAGGTTCTGGTGGTGGGCTTGGTTGCGATCGGCGTTTGGTACTTGGTGTCCAACACCCTGCATAACCTGTCAGTGCGTAATATCGCCACCGGTTTTGGGTTTCTGGATCGTGAAGCTGGTTTCGCGATTGGTGAGGCGCCGATCGAATACACGCCAGCGGACACTTATTCACGCGCATTAAGCGTTGGGCTTCTCAACACGCTGCGCGCAGCAGCCATAGGGATTGTTTTGGCCACCCTACTGGGTACCATCATCGGCATTGCTCGCTTGTCGAGCAATTGGCTGGTGGCCAAAATCGCCAGCATTTACGTAGAGGTGATGCGGAATGTGCCCCTCTTGTTGCAACTCTTTTTCTGGTACGCAATCATTGCAGAGAACCTGCCGGGACCGCGACAGGCGCTTAACCCGATGCCGGGCGTATTTTTATCAAATCGGGGTCTTAAGCTGCCAGCGCTAGAGGGCGATGGTTTGACATGGCTGGCCGGTGGGTTTGTGTTGGCTGTCTTGGCGACTTTGGTGCTGGCAAACTGGTCGCGTCGACGTCAAGAGCAGACCGGACAACTGTTTCCAGTCTGGCGGGTTGGGATTGGATTGATGGTTGCCTGTCCGCTTCTGGCGTGGTGGATCAGCGGGTCGAATTTGAGTCTGAACGTGCCTGTGTTGCAGGGCTTTAATTTCCGTGGCGGTTTAACCTTGACTCCAGAGTTTGCCGCACTACTTCTAGGTTTGGTGATCTACACCGCCGCGTTTATCGCCGAGGTGGTTCGCTCAGGTATTCAAGCGGTCAGTCGTGGGCAGTGGGAGGCAGCTGAATCATTAGGTTTGAGACGTAATCTGGCGCTCAGACTGGTGGTGCTACCGCAGGCGCTGCGCGTCATTATTCCGCCCATGACCAGTCAGTACTTAAACCTCACCAAGAACAGTTCGCTAGCGGTGGCGATCGGCTATCCGGACATTGTCTCGGTTGTTAACACCACCATGAATCAGACCGGCCAAGCGATTGAAGGAATCATGATCATCATGGCTGCCTATCTGACGGTGAGTTTGTCGATTTCGTTCTTCATGAACTGGTATAACGCGCGCATTGCGCTAGTGGAGCGTTGA
- a CDS encoding prepilin peptidase has protein sequence MLSDVFVTWLWALPLGGLVALTAQRCSVRLMQEAVLVYGAPSHCPKMRGAYVWFAVWYVVNIAGLTTVVPGSAFALAPWVLWLAVLGLLGLIDANTGLLPNELNLLMMIAGLAWHAMTNDTWLPAANYAWGMVLGWLLPWLLNDLHERWRGTLAIGQGDAKLLAGIGAWLGLQSLPLVWVIACLAMLVYTALVVLAGHGRPAYVTFGPFLAVGASTVMLLNHV, from the coding sequence ATGTTGAGTGATGTTTTTGTGACATGGCTTTGGGCGCTGCCCTTGGGTGGTTTGGTGGCATTGACAGCCCAGCGCTGCTCCGTGCGGTTAATGCAAGAAGCCGTCTTGGTTTATGGCGCCCCATCACATTGTCCAAAAATGCGTGGTGCTTATGTCTGGTTTGCAGTCTGGTACGTCGTTAACATCGCGGGCTTGACGACTGTGGTGCCTGGTTCAGCGTTTGCGCTTGCCCCTTGGGTGCTATGGCTGGCTGTGCTGGGCTTGCTTGGTCTGATTGATGCAAATACGGGGCTATTGCCCAATGAGCTCAACTTGCTAATGATGATAGCTGGCTTGGCTTGGCATGCAATGACAAACGACACTTGGCTGCCCGCTGCAAACTACGCCTGGGGTATGGTGTTGGGCTGGTTGTTGCCATGGTTGCTTAATGACTTACATGAGCGCTGGCGCGGTACCCTTGCTATCGGGCAGGGCGATGCCAAATTACTGGCTGGCATTGGGGCATGGCTGGGGCTGCAGTCTTTACCGCTAGTCTGGGTCATCGCATGTCTGGCCATGCTTGTCTATACTGCACTGGTAGTGCTGGCAGGTCATGGACGACCCGCGTATGTCACGTTCGGCCCGTTTTTGGCGGTGGGAGCAAGTACGGTCATGTTGCTAAATCATGTTTAA
- a CDS encoding amino acid ABC transporter permease translates to MTTEPINAIPSREPPASQVGAVGWMRQNLFSSPFNSVLTFLSGWLLVIAVPALFEWAFFQAKLTAANGLECHEASGACWAFIAEKHRLILFGTYPFDEQWRPLVSMVLLVAMIVASGWRRLWNIWLLPLWVVGLTVVAVLMWGGVFGLTYVENTLWGGLPLTLILATFGIALAFPFGVVLALGRRSKLPAIKSICVIYIELIRGVPLISLLFMSSVMLPLFLPEGLTIDKLLRALIAIILFAAAYVAETVRGGLQAIPKGQYEGADSLGLTYWQQTRLIILPQALKIVIPPLVSVFIAMFKDTSLVVIIGIFDLTLAAKAALTDPAWQGFGVEVYVFISAIYFVFCYSMSKYSQALERRLATGHSR, encoded by the coding sequence ATGACGACCGAACCGATCAATGCCATCCCCAGTCGCGAGCCACCAGCCAGTCAGGTAGGTGCAGTTGGCTGGATGCGACAAAACCTGTTTTCCAGTCCGTTCAATAGCGTGCTGACATTTCTCTCTGGTTGGTTGCTGGTGATTGCTGTGCCAGCCCTGTTCGAGTGGGCGTTTTTCCAGGCCAAGCTGACGGCGGCCAATGGTCTTGAATGCCACGAGGCCTCGGGAGCCTGTTGGGCATTTATCGCAGAAAAACATCGGCTGATCTTGTTCGGCACTTACCCGTTTGATGAACAGTGGCGGCCGCTGGTATCGATGGTGCTTCTGGTCGCGATGATCGTGGCCAGTGGCTGGCGCAGACTCTGGAATATCTGGTTATTGCCGCTTTGGGTGGTTGGCTTGACTGTTGTCGCCGTGCTGATGTGGGGTGGTGTCTTCGGTTTGACCTACGTTGAGAACACCCTCTGGGGCGGCTTGCCGCTGACCTTGATTCTGGCGACCTTTGGCATCGCTCTGGCATTTCCCTTTGGGGTGGTGCTGGCACTTGGACGGCGATCTAAATTGCCTGCTATCAAGTCGATATGCGTGATCTACATTGAACTGATACGTGGTGTGCCACTGATTAGCCTGCTCTTTATGTCGTCAGTCATGCTGCCACTGTTTCTGCCAGAGGGGTTGACTATCGACAAGTTGTTGCGAGCCTTAATCGCTATTATCTTGTTTGCCGCCGCCTACGTCGCAGAGACTGTCAGAGGGGGCTTGCAGGCCATTCCGAAAGGTCAATATGAGGGCGCTGATTCATTGGGCTTGACCTATTGGCAGCAGACACGACTCATTATCTTGCCGCAGGCACTCAAGATAGTGATTCCGCCTTTGGTCAGTGTGTTTATTGCGATGTTCAAGGACACATCACTGGTAGTCATTATCGGAATTTTTGATTTGACCCTGGCAGCCAAAGCGGCATTGACTGATCCAGCCTGGCAAGGTTTCGGGGTTGAGGTCTATGTGTTTATCTCGGCGATTTATTTTGTGTTTTGTTATTCGATGTCCAAATACAGCCAGGCGCTTGAGCGGCGGCTGGCAACCGGACACAGCCGTTAG
- a CDS encoding DUF3460 family protein — MASHYESDITQFIKQYKQQHPDAEQKQREGRARLWDRPQDPELLEGFKQAKVPQRPYVYQND, encoded by the coding sequence ATGGCTAGTCATTACGAGTCCGACATCACGCAGTTTATTAAGCAATACAAGCAGCAGCACCCCGATGCTGAGCAAAAGCAGCGAGAGGGACGTGCGCGCCTGTGGGATCGTCCCCAGGACCCTGAGCTGCTTGAGGGTTTCAAGCAGGCCAAGGTGCCGCAACGACCGTACGTCTATCAAAACGATTGA
- the panC gene encoding pantoate--beta-alanine ligase: MKVVHTIEELRDHLRGQNRVAFVPTMGNLHEGHLALMRTARQHGDPVVASIFVNRLQFGPNEDFDKYPRTLADDIAKLETARDVYVLFAPDERELYPEPQTFRVQPPGDLGDILEGHYRPGFFQGVSTVVLKLFSCVQPRVAVFGKKDYQQLMVVRAMCRQFQLPVDILAHETVRAQDGLALSSRNVYLSDTDRQEAPTLYAQLKQIQKAVHDGAVETAALESRAIDTLTANGWQVDYIAIRRQRDLLVPTEAEVAAREPLVVLAAAKLGATRLIDNLEI, translated from the coding sequence TTGAAAGTTGTTCACACCATAGAAGAGTTACGCGATCACTTGCGTGGCCAAAACCGCGTGGCTTTTGTGCCAACGATGGGCAACCTGCATGAGGGGCATTTGGCGCTCATGCGAACCGCTCGGCAACATGGTGACCCAGTCGTTGCCAGCATTTTTGTTAATCGTTTGCAGTTTGGGCCCAATGAGGATTTTGACAAATACCCGCGCACCTTGGCTGACGATATCGCCAAGCTTGAAACTGCTCGTGATGTATACGTCCTGTTTGCGCCCGATGAGCGTGAGCTCTATCCAGAACCACAGACTTTCCGAGTCCAGCCGCCAGGTGATCTTGGCGATATTCTGGAGGGGCACTATCGGCCCGGTTTTTTCCAGGGGGTAAGTACGGTGGTGCTCAAGCTCTTTTCTTGTGTGCAACCACGTGTGGCAGTGTTCGGAAAAAAAGACTACCAGCAACTGATGGTGGTACGTGCCATGTGTCGACAGTTTCAGCTACCAGTTGACATCCTGGCACATGAAACGGTGCGTGCTCAAGACGGGTTGGCTCTATCTTCGCGCAACGTCTATCTCTCCGATACCGACCGACAAGAAGCGCCCACTCTCTATGCGCAGTTAAAACAAATACAGAAGGCTGTTCATGATGGTGCCGTCGAGACCGCAGCACTTGAAAGCCGAGCCATTGATACCTTAACGGCCAATGGCTGGCAGGTGGACTACATTGCCATTCGTCGTCAGCGCGATTTGTTAGTTCCTACCGAAGCAGAGGTCGCCGCTCGCGAGCCCTTGGTAGTACTTGCCGCAGCCAAGCTTGGTGCAACGCGTCTAATCGACAATCTAGAAATTTAA